In one Mycobacterium heckeshornense genomic region, the following are encoded:
- a CDS encoding DUF3093 domain-containing protein — translation MSGVRVAPRSVRYRERLWVPWWWWPLGFALAALIAFEVNLGLPGLPDWLPFVALSALAAGALLWLGRFEIRVTVGDNGIELWAGQAHLPVTVIARCAEIPRSAKSAALGRQLDPAAYVLHRGWVGPMVLVVLDDPEDPTPYWLVSCRHPDRVLSALRG, via the coding sequence GTGTCCGGGGTGCGCGTCGCGCCGCGAAGCGTGCGGTACCGCGAGCGATTATGGGTGCCGTGGTGGTGGTGGCCGCTGGGTTTTGCCCTGGCCGCGCTCATCGCGTTCGAGGTCAATCTCGGCCTGCCCGGCCTGCCCGACTGGCTACCGTTCGTCGCGCTGTCCGCGCTGGCCGCCGGGGCACTACTGTGGTTGGGACGCTTCGAAATCCGGGTGACTGTCGGCGATAACGGCATCGAGTTGTGGGCCGGTCAAGCACACTTGCCGGTCACGGTGATCGCACGTTGCGCGGAGATCCCGCGGTCAGCCAAGTCCGCGGCGCTTGGACGCCAGCTGGATCCCGCGGCATACGTCCTGCACCGGGGCTGGGTCGGCCCGATGGTGCTCGTGGTGCTCGACGACCCCGAAGATCCGACACCATACTGGCTGGTGAGTTGCCGCCACCCGGATCGGGTGCTGTCGGCATTGCGTGGTTGA
- a CDS encoding DUF4193 domain-containing protein, with protein MPTDYDAPRRTETDDVSEDSLEELKARRNEAASAVVDVDESESAESFELPGADLSGEELSVRVIPKQADEFTCSSCFLVQHRSRLASEKNGVMICTDCAA; from the coding sequence ATGCCTACCGATTATGACGCCCCACGGCGCACCGAGACCGATGACGTTTCCGAGGACTCGCTGGAGGAGCTCAAGGCACGGCGGAACGAAGCGGCGTCGGCCGTGGTCGACGTCGACGAGTCGGAATCCGCTGAATCCTTCGAACTGCCCGGCGCCGACTTGTCCGGCGAAGAGCTGTCCGTGCGGGTGATTCCCAAGCAGGCCGACGAGTTCACCTGCTCGAGTTGTTTCTTGGTGCAGCACCGCAGCCGGCTGGCCAGTGAGAAGAACGGCGTGATGATCTGTACCGACTGCGCGGCCTGA
- the cei gene encoding envelope integrity protein Cei, with protein sequence MVAQITEGTAFDKHGRPFRRRNPRPAIALLLVLLVATAVVWTMALTRSSDVHEIATCNPPPRLTTGEQPRLGEQVPRSAMTNVTPAKLAETKIHVLNASGRGGQAADVADALRDLGFAQPSAANDPIYANGRLNCQAQIRFGEAGQAAAAAVWLVAPCAELFRDDRADDSVDLALGTDFTTLAHSDDIETVLASLRPGATEESDPALISKIHANSC encoded by the coding sequence GTGGTCGCGCAAATCACCGAAGGCACGGCTTTCGACAAGCACGGCCGGCCCTTTCGACGACGCAATCCACGCCCGGCCATCGCCCTGCTGCTGGTTCTGCTCGTCGCCACGGCCGTGGTGTGGACGATGGCGCTGACCCGCTCGTCCGACGTCCACGAGATCGCGACGTGCAACCCACCCCCGCGGCTGACCACCGGCGAGCAGCCGCGGCTAGGCGAGCAGGTGCCTCGAAGCGCAATGACGAACGTCACGCCGGCCAAACTCGCCGAAACCAAGATCCACGTGCTCAACGCCAGCGGGCGGGGCGGTCAGGCCGCCGACGTCGCGGATGCCTTGCGCGATCTCGGTTTCGCCCAGCCGAGCGCCGCCAATGACCCGATTTACGCGAACGGCCGGCTGAACTGCCAGGCTCAGATCCGGTTCGGTGAAGCGGGTCAAGCGGCGGCAGCCGCGGTGTGGCTGGTTGCGCCGTGTGCCGAATTGTTCCGCGATGACCGCGCCGACGATTCCGTGGACCTGGCGCTTGGCACCGATTTCACCACGCTGGCGCATAGCGATGACATCGAGACCGTGCTGGCCAGCCTGCGCCCGGGCGCAACCGAAGAGTCCGATCCCGCGCTGATCTCGAAGATCCACGCCAACAGCTGCTGA
- a CDS encoding inositol monophosphatase family protein: protein MTTADNQPAPLRSLAETLAAEAAAFVRRRRGEVFGAGAPGAEDEPVRTKSTPTDPVTVVDTEAERLLRARLAQLRSADLILGEEGGGPTDAAASADGAVTWVLDPIDGTVNFVYGIPAYAVSVAAQVNGVSVAGAVADVAAGTVYSAGAGLGAHVIDEHGTRPLRCTAVEDLSLALLGTGFGYSRRRRAEQAALLARMLPIVRDVRRIGSAALDLCMVAAGRLDAYYEHGLHLWDCAAGALIAAEAGARVVMRGPGGPEGSGNLVVAAAPGIADQLLTALEQFDGLKPIRD from the coding sequence GTGACGACAGCTGACAACCAGCCGGCGCCCCTGCGTTCGCTGGCCGAAACGCTGGCCGCGGAGGCCGCTGCGTTCGTGCGGCGTCGCCGTGGCGAAGTGTTCGGCGCCGGCGCTCCCGGTGCCGAGGATGAGCCGGTGCGGACCAAAAGCACGCCGACCGACCCGGTGACCGTGGTCGACACCGAGGCCGAGCGGCTGCTCCGCGCCCGGCTGGCGCAACTGCGTTCCGCCGACCTGATTCTCGGTGAAGAGGGGGGCGGGCCCACCGATGCCGCCGCCAGCGCTGACGGCGCTGTGACGTGGGTGCTCGATCCCATCGACGGCACGGTGAATTTCGTCTACGGCATCCCCGCCTATGCCGTGTCGGTTGCTGCACAGGTAAACGGCGTCTCGGTGGCCGGTGCGGTCGCCGACGTCGCCGCCGGCACGGTGTATTCGGCAGGCGCCGGGCTCGGGGCACACGTTATCGACGAGCACGGGACGCGCCCGCTGCGGTGCACCGCGGTCGAGGACCTGTCGTTGGCGTTGCTCGGCACCGGATTCGGATACTCCAGGCGGCGCCGGGCCGAGCAGGCCGCGCTGCTGGCCCGGATGCTGCCGATCGTTCGTGATGTGCGTCGCATCGGTTCGGCCGCACTGGATTTGTGCATGGTCGCGGCGGGGCGGCTGGACGCGTATTACGAACACGGGCTGCACCTGTGGGATTGCGCGGCCGGGGCGTTGATCGCCGCCGAGGCCGGCGCGCGGGTCGTGATGCGGGGACCGGGTGGACCGGAAGGCAGCGGGAACCTGGTGGTCGCCGCCGCACCGGGAATCGCCGACCAACTGCTGACCGCGCTCGAGCAGTTCGACGGCCTCAAGCCCATCCGCGACTAG
- the ppgK gene encoding polyphosphate--glucose phosphotransferase, translating to MTSSTQPQRGFGVDVGGSGIKGGIVDLATGALIGDRFKLTTPQPATPAAVAKTIAAIVNEFGWTGPLGVTYPGVVTEGVVQTAANVDKSWIGISARDVISAELDGQEVTVLNDADAAGLAEERYGAGKDKSGVVVLLTFGTGIGSAVIHNGKLLPNTEFGHLEVGGKEAEHRAASSVKERRGWSYKKWAGHVTKVLVAIENAMWPDLFIVGGGISRKADKWVPLLTNRTPVVPAALQNTAGIVGAAMAATTDVTH from the coding sequence ATGACCAGCAGCACACAGCCGCAACGGGGGTTCGGCGTCGACGTCGGCGGCAGCGGCATCAAGGGCGGCATTGTCGACCTGGCCACCGGGGCGCTCATCGGCGACCGGTTCAAACTGACCACGCCCCAACCGGCCACGCCGGCGGCGGTGGCCAAGACAATTGCGGCGATTGTCAACGAGTTCGGTTGGACGGGTCCGCTCGGCGTGACCTATCCCGGGGTCGTCACCGAAGGTGTCGTGCAGACCGCGGCCAACGTGGACAAGTCGTGGATCGGCATCAGCGCGCGCGACGTCATCAGCGCTGAGCTGGACGGCCAAGAGGTTACCGTGCTCAATGACGCCGACGCGGCAGGGCTGGCTGAGGAACGGTACGGCGCCGGCAAAGACAAATCCGGTGTGGTGGTGTTGCTCACCTTCGGAACCGGGATCGGGTCGGCGGTCATCCACAACGGGAAGTTACTGCCCAACACCGAGTTCGGACACCTCGAGGTGGGCGGCAAGGAGGCCGAGCACCGAGCGGCGTCGTCGGTCAAGGAACGGCGGGGCTGGAGTTACAAGAAATGGGCCGGGCACGTCACCAAGGTGCTAGTGGCGATCGAGAATGCGATGTGGCCCGACCTGTTCATCGTCGGCGGCGGCATTAGCCGCAAGGCCGACAAATGGGTGCCGTTGCTTACCAACCGGACCCCGGTGGTGCCGGCCGCCTTGCAGAACACCGCCGGCATTGTCGGCGCGGCGATGGCGGCCACCACAGACGTCACGCATTGA
- a CDS encoding RNA polymerase sigma factor — protein MAATKASPSTDEPVKRTATKAPAKAGAKRSAAKSGHGSAATKRTAKSTTRASKTTQRPAKTGGAKRAETTKAQTTKKGHTSAKNATAAPTRSRAKKVAAPKDVEVVADALDSAVEDLDVEPDLDGEPDADIEPEDLDIDAADLNLDDLEDVAVEGADVDLDQADTDDADATAATIAVDDTVDEDEEIAEPTEKDKASGDFVWDEDESEALRQARKDAELTASADSVRAYLKQIGKVALLNAEEEVELAKRIEAGLYASQLLAEMAERGEKLPTALRRDMLWICRDGDRAKNHLLEANLRLVVSLAKRYTGRGMAFLDLIQEGNLGLIRAVEKFDYTKGYKFSTYATWWIRQAITRAMADQARTIRIPVHMVEVINKLGRIQRELLQDLGREPTPEELAKEMDITPEKVLEIQQYAREPISLDQTIGDEGDSQLGDFIEDSEAVVAVDAVSFTLLQDQLQSVLETLSEREAGVVRLRFGLTDGQPRTLDEIGQVYGVTRERIRQIESKTMSKLRHPSRSQVLRDYLD, from the coding sequence GTGGCAGCGACCAAGGCAAGCCCGTCAACCGATGAGCCGGTGAAACGCACCGCCACCAAGGCCCCCGCCAAGGCCGGGGCAAAACGGTCCGCAGCGAAGTCCGGCCACGGCTCCGCGGCCACCAAGCGGACCGCTAAGAGCACCACCCGCGCCAGTAAGACAACTCAACGCCCCGCGAAGACCGGCGGCGCCAAACGTGCCGAGACCACGAAAGCCCAGACCACGAAGAAGGGCCACACCTCGGCCAAGAACGCGACCGCCGCGCCGACGCGAAGCCGCGCAAAGAAGGTTGCTGCCCCAAAGGATGTCGAAGTCGTTGCCGACGCGCTGGATTCCGCGGTCGAAGACCTCGATGTGGAACCGGATCTCGACGGGGAACCGGACGCCGACATCGAGCCCGAGGATCTCGACATCGATGCCGCCGATTTGAACCTCGACGACCTCGAGGACGTCGCGGTGGAGGGTGCGGACGTCGATCTCGACCAGGCCGACACCGACGACGCCGACGCGACCGCGGCCACCATTGCCGTCGATGACACCGTCGACGAGGATGAAGAGATCGCTGAGCCGACCGAAAAGGACAAGGCTTCAGGCGATTTCGTCTGGGACGAAGACGAGTCGGAGGCGTTGCGCCAGGCGCGCAAAGACGCCGAACTCACCGCATCGGCGGACTCGGTTCGCGCCTACCTGAAGCAGATCGGCAAGGTGGCGCTGCTCAACGCCGAGGAAGAGGTCGAGCTGGCCAAGCGGATCGAGGCCGGCCTTTACGCCAGCCAGCTGTTGGCCGAGATGGCCGAGCGCGGCGAGAAGCTGCCGACCGCGCTGCGCCGCGACATGCTGTGGATCTGTCGCGACGGTGACCGGGCGAAAAACCATCTGCTGGAAGCGAATTTGCGTCTAGTGGTCTCGCTGGCCAAACGTTACACCGGCCGCGGCATGGCGTTTTTGGACTTGATTCAGGAGGGCAACCTCGGCCTGATCCGCGCGGTCGAGAAGTTCGACTACACCAAGGGATACAAATTCTCCACGTACGCCACCTGGTGGATTCGCCAGGCCATCACCCGGGCAATGGCCGACCAGGCACGCACCATCCGCATACCGGTGCACATGGTCGAGGTGATCAACAAGCTGGGCCGCATCCAGCGTGAGCTGCTGCAGGATCTGGGCCGTGAGCCCACTCCGGAGGAGCTGGCCAAAGAAATGGACATCACGCCGGAGAAGGTTCTGGAGATTCAGCAATACGCCCGCGAACCGATCTCACTCGACCAGACCATCGGTGACGAGGGCGATTCGCAGTTGGGCGATTTCATCGAGGACAGCGAAGCCGTGGTGGCGGTCGACGCGGTGTCGTTTACTCTGCTGCAGGATCAATTGCAGTCGGTATTGGAGACGCTGTCCGAGCGGGAAGCCGGCGTGGTGCGGCTGCGCTTCGGGCTCACCGACGGCCAACCGCGCACTCTTGACGAGATCGGCCAGGTCTACGGCGTCACCCGGGAACGCATCCGCCAGATCGAGTCCAAGACGATGTCGAAGCTGCGTCACCCCAGCCGTTCCCAGGTGCTGCGCGACTACCTGGACTGA
- a CDS encoding wax ester/triacylglycerol synthase family O-acyltransferase encodes MVESLDTAGLPVELSPLDYLMYRREANPRTRAAVMGVVLLDTAPGWGRFRDCFDNASRRVLRMRQKVVVPTLPTAAPRWVVDPDFDLDFHVRRVRVPEPGTLREVFELAEVMLQSPLDIARPLWTATLVEGLADGTAAIVFHVSHAIGDGVGSFEIFAQICDLQRDPPAGPLPPPPIPQHLSPNGLMLDGIKNLPGVVVRAVWRALWGAISTVGRVVLHPPSALAGVVGHARSSVRVMSLVAEPSPVLRQRSLACRSEALDIRLSDLQKAAIAGGGSINDAYLAGLCGGLGRYHKALGSPIDTLPVIVPVSVRTDADAAGGNRVTMINLAAPAGTADPTARIQQIREQITQRRAEPARNIGSVLTPLLNLVPARALESLNGGGRFDAAASNARTYDGDVYVAGGKVLRTYALNSLAGLAMSVVLLSMGAWCTITVRYDRAAVQDEQLFTRCVLEGFDEILALAGDSAPRAQPASFVFQRDVDGVLEKIARDTS; translated from the coding sequence ATGGTTGAGTCCCTCGACACCGCCGGATTGCCCGTAGAGCTGAGCCCGCTCGACTATCTCATGTATCGGCGGGAAGCCAACCCACGCACCCGCGCAGCGGTCATGGGCGTCGTCCTTCTCGACACCGCCCCGGGGTGGGGCCGGTTCCGCGACTGCTTCGACAACGCCTCCCGACGGGTGCTGCGAATGCGCCAGAAGGTCGTGGTGCCCACCCTGCCGACGGCGGCACCGCGCTGGGTGGTGGATCCCGACTTCGACTTGGACTTTCATGTGCGGCGGGTGCGCGTCCCCGAACCCGGCACGCTGCGGGAGGTTTTCGAGCTGGCCGAGGTGATGCTGCAGTCACCGCTGGACATCGCGCGGCCGCTGTGGACGGCCACCCTGGTCGAGGGCCTTGCCGATGGCACAGCCGCGATTGTCTTCCACGTAAGCCATGCGATCGGCGACGGAGTCGGCAGCTTCGAGATTTTCGCCCAGATCTGCGACCTGCAGCGCGATCCACCGGCCGGGCCGCTGCCTCCGCCGCCGATTCCGCAGCATCTGTCACCCAACGGCTTAATGCTGGACGGCATCAAAAACCTGCCTGGCGTCGTTGTCAGGGCAGTCTGGCGAGCGTTGTGGGGCGCGATCTCGACAGTCGGCCGGGTGGTGCTCCACCCGCCGTCGGCCCTGGCGGGCGTTGTGGGGCATGCACGCTCAAGTGTTCGGGTAATGAGCCTGGTCGCCGAGCCGTCACCCGTGCTGCGCCAGCGCAGCTTGGCTTGCCGCAGCGAAGCGCTCGACATCCGGCTTTCTGACCTGCAAAAGGCTGCGATAGCCGGCGGCGGCTCAATCAACGACGCCTACCTGGCAGGTCTGTGCGGCGGGTTGGGCCGCTACCACAAGGCGCTCGGCTCACCGATTGACACGCTGCCGGTGATCGTCCCGGTGAGCGTACGCACCGATGCCGACGCGGCCGGCGGCAATCGGGTCACCATGATCAATCTGGCGGCGCCGGCGGGGACGGCCGATCCGACGGCTCGCATCCAGCAGATCCGCGAGCAGATAACGCAGCGGCGCGCGGAGCCCGCACGAAACATCGGCAGTGTCTTAACGCCCCTGCTGAACCTCGTGCCGGCGCGCGCGCTGGAGTCGTTGAATGGCGGTGGGCGTTTCGATGCGGCGGCCAGCAATGCGCGTACGTACGACGGCGACGTCTACGTTGCCGGCGGGAAGGTGCTACGGACGTATGCCCTAAATTCGTTGGCTGGTCTGGCGATGTCGGTCGTCCTGTTATCCATGGGAGCTTGGTGCACTATCACCGTGCGCTACGACAGGGCCGCCGTCCAGGATGAGCAGCTGTTTACCCGGTGCGTGCTCGAGGGTTTCGACGAGATCCTCGCACTGGCGGGTGACTCAGCGCCGCGCGCGCAGCCTGCGTCGTTCGTCTTCCAGCGAGACGTCGACGGAGTGCTCGAGAAGATAGCCCGCGACACGAGCTAG
- a CDS encoding Rid family hydrolase yields the protein MSASRILVSSGSDFEATVGYSRAVRVGDYVAVAGTTGAGPAGDIGAQARDALHRIESALQEAWRDACRRGAHPYLRDRHFALAEVAAVHAEVFGEIRPAATMVEVAAFIAPGLLVEIELRER from the coding sequence ATGTCAGCCAGCCGCATTCTGGTGTCGTCCGGCTCCGATTTCGAAGCGACGGTCGGCTACTCCCGAGCGGTGCGGGTGGGCGACTACGTCGCCGTCGCCGGCACCACCGGCGCCGGACCAGCCGGTGACATTGGCGCTCAAGCCCGAGATGCCTTGCACCGCATCGAATCTGCGCTTCAGGAGGCCTGGCGCGACGCTTGCCGACGTGGTGCGCACCCGTATTTACGTGACCGACATTTCGCGTTGGCGGAGGTCGCCGCGGTGCACGCCGAGGTTTTCGGCGAGATCCGGCCGGCGGCCACCATGGTCGAAGTCGCGGCGTTCATCGCGCCGGGCTTGCTGGTGGAGATAGAACTCCGTGAACGGTAG
- a CDS encoding DUF952 domain-containing protein, whose amino-acid sequence MTFVSRNLVHLCSARAWSCAQDCGEIRPDSLSSAGFVHLSTPAQVHLPANRLYRGCDDLVLLHIDPARLDSPVRWEPGVPTDPESMLFPHLYGPLPVTAVTKVTAYRPGPDGAFPPLDEPT is encoded by the coding sequence GTGACGTTCGTCTCGCGGAACCTGGTTCATCTGTGCTCGGCGCGGGCGTGGTCGTGTGCCCAGGACTGCGGGGAGATTCGCCCTGACTCGCTGTCGAGCGCCGGGTTCGTCCATTTATCGACGCCGGCACAGGTTCACCTGCCGGCCAACCGGCTCTATCGCGGATGCGACGATCTGGTGTTGCTGCATATCGACCCCGCCCGGCTTGACTCACCGGTGCGGTGGGAACCGGGCGTGCCGACGGATCCAGAGTCCATGTTGTTCCCGCACTTGTACGGTCCGCTGCCGGTCACCGCGGTGACCAAGGTCACCGCCTACCGGCCCGGTCCGGACGGCGCCTTTCCACCGCTCGACGAACCGACATAG
- a CDS encoding DUF3039 domain-containing protein has product MQTQTIERTVTDERVDDGTGSDTPKYFHYVKKDKIAESAVMGTHVVALCGEVFPVTRSAKPGSPVCPECKRIYDRLKKD; this is encoded by the coding sequence ATGCAGACCCAAACGATCGAACGCACTGTCACCGACGAACGCGTTGACGACGGGACCGGCAGCGACACTCCCAAGTACTTCCACTACGTCAAGAAGGACAAAATCGCTGAGAGCGCGGTGATGGGCACCCATGTCGTCGCCCTGTGCGGTGAGGTGTTTCCGGTGACCCGCTCGGCGAAGCCGGGCTCTCCGGTCTGCCCGGAGTGCAAGCGAATTTACGACAGGCTCAAAAAGGACTGA
- a CDS encoding DUF3099 domain-containing protein, protein MKHGPEPGFDDDGRPVLITAAAPSYEVQHRERVRKYLTLMAFRVPALVLAALAYGMWHNGLISLLIVAVSVPLPWMAVLIANDRPPRRADEPRRFDSTQRRTPLFPTAERPALEPRRPPTPQPDSPRSAVDGSA, encoded by the coding sequence ATGAAGCACGGCCCGGAGCCGGGTTTCGACGACGATGGTCGACCAGTCCTCATCACCGCCGCCGCACCGTCATACGAAGTGCAGCACCGCGAACGGGTGCGCAAGTACCTCACCCTGATGGCGTTTCGGGTCCCGGCGCTCGTTCTGGCGGCACTCGCCTACGGCATGTGGCACAACGGCTTGATCTCACTGCTGATCGTGGCCGTCTCGGTGCCATTGCCGTGGATGGCGGTGCTGATCGCCAACGACCGCCCGCCGCGGCGCGCCGACGAGCCCCGGCGCTTCGACAGCACCCAGCGCCGCACGCCGTTGTTCCCGACCGCCGAGCGTCCCGCGCTCGAGCCACGCAGACCACCGACGCCGCAACCGGACTCGCCACGGTCGGCGGTTGACGGTTCCGCATAA
- the sigB gene encoding sigma-70 family RNA polymerase sigma factor SigB — protein sequence MANATTGRVDSDLDAQSPAADLVRVYLNGIGKTALLNAADEVELAKRIEAGLYAQYLLETRKRLGENRKRELAMVVRDGEAARRHLLEANLRLVVSLAKRYTGRGMPLLDLIQEGNLGLIRAMEKFDYTKGFKFSTYATWWIRQAITRGMADQSRTIRLPVHLVEQVNKLARIKRELHQNLGREATEEELAEESGIPIDKINDLLEHSRDPVSLDMPVGSDEEAPLGDFIEDAEAASAENTVIAELLHTDIRSVLATLDEREQQVVRLRFGLDDGQPRTLDQIGKLFGLSRERVRQIEREVMAKLRHGERADRLRSYAS from the coding sequence ATGGCAAATGCCACCACAGGCCGGGTTGACAGCGATCTGGACGCTCAGAGCCCAGCCGCGGACCTGGTGCGCGTGTATCTGAACGGCATCGGCAAGACGGCGCTGCTCAACGCCGCCGACGAGGTCGAGCTCGCCAAGCGCATCGAGGCCGGGCTTTATGCCCAGTATCTGCTGGAAACCCGAAAGCGCCTCGGGGAGAACCGCAAGCGGGAACTGGCGATGGTGGTCCGCGACGGTGAGGCGGCGCGCCGGCATCTGCTGGAAGCCAACCTGCGGCTGGTGGTGTCGCTGGCAAAGCGCTACACCGGCCGCGGCATGCCGCTGCTGGACCTCATCCAGGAAGGCAATCTCGGCCTGATCCGTGCCATGGAGAAGTTCGACTACACAAAGGGATTCAAGTTCTCCACATATGCCACGTGGTGGATCCGCCAAGCCATTACCCGGGGCATGGCCGACCAGAGCCGCACCATCCGGCTACCGGTTCACCTGGTCGAGCAGGTCAATAAGCTGGCGCGGATTAAGCGAGAGCTGCACCAGAACCTGGGCCGCGAAGCCACCGAGGAGGAGCTGGCCGAGGAATCCGGCATTCCGATCGACAAGATCAATGACCTGCTGGAGCACAGCCGGGACCCGGTCAGCCTGGATATGCCGGTCGGTTCCGATGAGGAGGCCCCATTGGGCGACTTCATCGAGGACGCCGAAGCGGCGTCGGCGGAGAACACGGTCATCGCCGAGCTGTTGCACACCGACATCCGCAGCGTGCTGGCCACCCTCGACGAGCGCGAGCAACAGGTGGTTCGGTTGCGCTTCGGGCTGGACGACGGGCAGCCGCGGACACTGGATCAAATCGGCAAGCTGTTCGGTTTGTCGCGGGAGCGGGTCCGCCAGATCGAGCGCGAAGTGATGGCCAAGCTGCGCCACGGCGAGCGAGCCGACCGGCTGCGCTCGTATGCCAGCTAA
- the ideR gene encoding iron-dependent transcriptional regulator IdeR, protein MNELVDTTEMYLRTIYDLEEEGVTPLRARIAERLEQSGPTVSQTVSRMERDGLLRVAGDRHLELTDKGRALAIAVMRKHRLAERLLVDVIGLPWEEVHAEACRWEHVMSEDVERRLVKVLNNPTTSPFGNPIPGLKDLGVGPGFGAEDANLVRLTELPSGAPVAVVVRQLTEHVQGDIDLITRLKDAGVVPNARVTVETNPGGGVTIVIPGHENVTLPHEMAHAVKVEKV, encoded by the coding sequence ATGAACGAGCTGGTTGACACCACCGAGATGTACCTGCGGACGATCTACGACCTCGAAGAGGAGGGCGTGACGCCGCTGCGGGCGCGGATCGCCGAACGGCTTGAGCAGAGCGGTCCGACCGTCAGCCAGACCGTGTCGCGGATGGAGCGCGATGGGTTGCTGCGGGTGGCCGGCGACCGCCATCTGGAGCTCACCGACAAGGGCCGCGCACTGGCCATCGCCGTGATGCGCAAGCACCGGCTGGCCGAACGGCTGCTGGTCGATGTGATCGGGTTGCCATGGGAGGAAGTGCACGCCGAAGCCTGCCGGTGGGAACACGTGATGAGCGAAGACGTCGAACGTCGGCTCGTGAAGGTGCTCAACAACCCGACCACGTCCCCGTTCGGCAACCCGATTCCCGGGCTAAAGGACCTTGGGGTTGGACCGGGCTTCGGCGCCGAGGACGCCAATCTGGTGCGGCTGACCGAACTGCCGTCGGGCGCGCCGGTGGCCGTCGTCGTCCGCCAGCTCACCGAACACGTCCAGGGCGATATCGATCTGATCACCCGACTCAAGGACGCGGGCGTCGTACCTAATGCCCGGGTAACCGTGGAGACCAACCCGGGCGGAGGGGTGACCATCGTGATACCGGGTCACGAAAACGTGACACTGCCGCACGAGATGGCGCACGCCGTCAAGGTGGAAAAGGTCTAG
- a CDS encoding DUF4192 domain-containing protein: protein MTKHRSDFELDRPGTLIAALPAVLGFVPEKSLVLVSIDGGAMGAVMRVDLSADLSERVEQLAEVAAAARPEAAIAVIIDADGARCPVCAEEYRELCTALNDALSRRDIVLWAAHVVDRVAAGGRWRCADGCGAAGIVDDPSSSPMAVAAVLEGRRLYARRADLQAVIAVDDTASSAELAVAIADQAASREQARRGDPDVTARRDIEELMDAAARVADAHQLSISELAKLGCALSDVRVRDTLYGLAVGVNAAAAECLWAVLSRSLPEPWRVEALVLLAFSAYARGDGPLAGVSLEAALRCAPGHRMAGMLDRALQSGLRPERIRELALTGYRLAESLGVRLPPRRALGRRAM from the coding sequence ATGACGAAACATCGATCCGACTTCGAACTCGATCGTCCCGGCACGCTGATCGCCGCGTTACCCGCCGTCCTCGGTTTCGTGCCGGAAAAATCGCTGGTGCTGGTGTCGATCGACGGCGGCGCAATGGGCGCGGTGATGCGTGTCGACCTCTCCGCTGACCTTTCCGAGCGGGTCGAGCAGCTCGCCGAAGTCGCCGCGGCGGCTCGGCCTGAGGCCGCGATCGCGGTGATCATCGACGCCGATGGTGCCCGTTGCCCGGTGTGCGCGGAGGAATACCGCGAACTATGCACAGCGCTCAATGACGCGTTGTCGCGCCGCGACATTGTGTTATGGGCCGCTCACGTGGTGGATCGGGTGGCCGCGGGCGGACGCTGGCGCTGCGCCGACGGTTGTGGTGCCGCGGGCATCGTCGACGATCCGTCGTCGTCGCCGATGGCGGTGGCCGCCGTGCTGGAAGGGCGGCGGCTCTACGCTCGCCGGGCCGACCTGCAGGCCGTCATCGCAGTCGACGACACGGCCAGCAGCGCTGAGTTGGCCGTTGCGATCGCCGACCAGGCGGCGTCGCGTGAGCAGGCGCGCCGCGGCGATCCGGACGTCACAGCTCGCCGCGACATCGAGGAACTGATGGACGCCGCGGCGCGGGTTGCCGACGCACACCAGCTGTCCATCTCCGAGCTGGCGAAACTGGGCTGCGCGCTGAGCGACGTGCGGGTACGCGATACGTTGTATGGCCTTGCCGTCGGCGTCAACGCTGCCGCGGCGGAGTGTTTGTGGGCGGTGTTGTCGCGCAGCCTGCCCGAACCCTGGCGGGTCGAGGCGCTGGTGTTGCTGGCGTTTAGTGCTTACGCCCGCGGCGACGGCCCGCTGGCCGGTGTGTCGTTGGAGGCGGCGCTGCGCTGCGCGCCGGGCCACCGGATGGCGGGCATGCTCGACCGGGCGTTGCAGTCGGGTCTGCGGCCTGAGCGCATTCGCGAACTGGCGCTTACCGGTTACCGGCTGGCCGAGTCGCTCGGTGTGCGGCTGCCGCCGCGCCGAGCATTGGGTCGGCGCGCGATGTGA